The Brachyspira hyodysenteriae ATCC 27164 sequence TATTATTTTTACAATTTTTTGCAAATCAATTCAATATATTAATCATAAAAAATAATAGTAATTTATCAATATTTTTGTATATTAACTATAAACAAATTATGGAGAAATATATAAAATGGATTTAATAGAATTAAGAGATAAACAAAAAAAATTCTTTCAAACATCAAAAACTTTATCATATAATTTCAGAATAGAACAATTAAAAAAATTAAAATCAATGTTAATAAAATATGAAAAAGATTTTATAGATGCATTATACAAAGACATGCAAAAATGCGAGTTTGAGGCTATAGCTTCAGAATTTTATATGGTTATAGAAGAAATTAATCTATTCATAAAAAATTTAAGAAGATGGATGCATCATAAAAAAGTAAAAAAGAACATGATAACAATGGATGCTAAGACAATGGTTATAAATAAGCCATTTGGGGTATCATTGATAATATCGCCTTGGAATTATCCTGTTCAATTAACTTTTCTTCCGCTTGTAGGAGCAATAGGTGCAGGAAATACCGCTATAATAGCACCTTCTCAATTAACTCCTTGCGTTTATGATGTAATTTATGATTCAATAAAAAATACATTTGATGAAGAGTATATTGCAGTTATAGATAAAACTGTGCCTCCGGAAAGTACAACAAAAATAGAATATGATAAAATTTTCTTTACAGGCTCTCCAAGAGTTGGAAAAATTATCATGGCAAATGCTTCAGAGTTTCTCACTTCTGTAACTTTAGAGCTTGGAGGAAAATCACCTGTAATAATAGATGATATAAAAGGAAATAATTTTAATAAAGCTGTAAAAAGAATTATATGGGGTAAATTTTTAAACTCCGGTCAAACTTGTATATCTCCTGATTATATATTATTAAGAGAAGATTTAAAAGAAAAATTTCTAACTGCATTCAGTAAAGAAATAGAATTATTCAATAAAGAAAGAAAACTGCATAGAATTATAAATGAAAATCATTATAAAAGAATAAAATCATATTTGAATGACGGAAAAATAATTTACGGCGGTGAATACAATGATAATAATTTATCTATTTCCATTACAATAGTAGAACCTAAAGATTTAGAAACTAATATAATTAAAGATGAAATATTCGGAAGTGTTTTCCCAATACTATATTACAAAACAAAAGAAGAAGCAAGAGATATAATAAATAAAGTTTGTTCAAAGCCTCTTGCTATGTATGTATTTTCAGAGGATATTGCTTTTAATTATTACTTTATAGAGAAAATGAGTTACGGATGCTGTGCTGTTAATGATACTATAAGTCAGATACTTAATCCTAATGCACCTTTCGGAGGAATCGGCAATAGCGGTATAGGACAGTATCATGGCTATGATAGCTTTAAATGTTTTTCAAAAGAAACAACTATTCTAAATAAAGGTTATAGTTTTGAAATTGATACCAGATATCCGCCTTATGATAAAAATATAAAATCATTAAAATTTTTATACAATCTTACAAAGAAATAAATTTAATAATAAAAAAGGCCTATATTTAATATCAATATAGGCCTTTTATTTTTTATGGTATTTATACTAAATTAATTTCCCCATACATCGGGTTCAAACTCTTTATTAACTCTATTATAATCTACGATATCAACTCCGTTATAATAGAATTTTAAAATCTCTTTATAATCTTTTTTTACTTGTGCCATACCGTAAGCACCCCACTGACACATACCTACTCCATGTCCACTTCCTTTTCCAGTGATTATAATACCGTTATCAACTTTTTTAATAGTGAAGTTAAGTGAAGGTACTAATCTAGGAGAAAGAGTAGTTCTGAAATCTCTTGAAGTAATATCATTATTATCTATTTTTATATTAGTAGCTTTTCCAGATTTAGGATCAGTACTTATACCTATAGAAGATTTTTCAGTAGCATGTACAGAATAATTAGCTAAATCATTATTAAGCTCATTATAACTCAAAGCATTAGTCCAAGGCTTAATCTGAGCATTGCAGTAAGGACAAGCAACACCGCCCAAATAAGGAACAGCAACACCAAATACATTTTCAGCACTATCAGTATGTCCGCCGCATAAAGCACTGAAATATGTAGCTATAACTTTTCCTTTATAAACAGCAATCTCATATCTAGTTCTATCAACTGCCTGTTCTACAGACCAATTCATTTTTTCTTTACCATTATAAACTTGATATTTTGTAGTATTATCAACATCAAAAGGAAGTTTATTAGCATTTTTTAATATATGATACATAGCATAAGTTCTAGCTGCTACTGCCTGAGCTTTTAAAGCTTCCATAGGCCAATCAGGAGACATTTCATGAGGAAGTACTCCTTTAACATAATCTTCAATATTAAGTTCATTAACAACTATCATTGTATCATTATATGGAATAAACATTAAAGAACCATAATATTCAATACCATTTAAAGTAAATCCATCCTGAGTTTCAAATACTATACCTTCTTTATAAACTCCTACTTCATTAACTTTTAATCCTAATCTGTTTTCAACTACCATTACAGTTTCATTGGTAAGAGCAGATATAATTTCACTTTCATATTTATAATTGTATGCTTTATATGGTCCTTTGATATTAATAGTATATGGTGCTTTTACATCTGTTAATTGTACTCTTATAATATTTTGATTTGCAAATGCATATATACTATTCATAGCTAATAAGACTAGCAATAAAAAGAAATACTTTTTGACTCCCATAATTTTAACGCCTCCTTGCGATATATAAATTTATTCGTCAAAATTATCGGTTATTTCAAAACTTCCTTTATTTATTTTAATTCTATTTCTTTTGATTCTTTAGTATTCCAGTCCATTTCAAATTTTTTCCAATTATTTGAATCAAATATATTATTCTTTACATAGTAGAAATAATTAAAATTATATGAATACTTCAATTGAGATTTTATTTCCCAATCATTAAGCTCTATTATATACATACCATTTGTTTTATAATCATTTGTTATTAGTTTATTGTTAAAAGTGTTTTTTACACCATCTATATGTTTTACTGCTAAATATGGAGTATCCGCTATAGTCATAAAGTTAGTATTTATTTCTATATTACCTTTACTATTGAAATCTTTATATAAAAGTAAAGCATTATACCAAGTAGCAAATTTCATGTTTTCATTAGTAAAAAATTCTGTATTAACTTTTCTGCCATGATCTGATACAACTATTATCTTTGTATTATCATAAACCTGATTTTCCTTTAAGAAATTTATAAAATCAATCAAAATATTTATAGCAGATACATTTACATAAAAATGTCTGGCACTATTTTCATCCTTATAAATATATAAATCCTCTTCTGGTATTGGTGTAGTAGAATAACCAGGCAAATAATCTGAATTAAAAAACTGCTGTTCATGTGTCATCATATTATGCATTATATTATAATAATTACCATCTTCTTTTATATTAACAAAATCTTTTGTAGCAGAAAGCATTGCATAATTGTATATACTGGAATTAATAGAAAATTTAGAAATGTATGGTAAAAACCAATTTTTATCGCTATAAAAATCATATCTTAAATTAATAGGCATCATTCTAAATAAAGAGAATCTTATAAATTTGTTCTTTTTATCAAAAATAGAAAATTCAGATATATCGAAACTATCTCCTCCTAAATATTTACTTAAACTATAACTATACACAGCATTATCATTATATGCTGAAATATTAGTATAATCCTTAAATATACTTAAATCAGGAATATCATAAAAATTTGCATAAACTGGATCAAGCAATACAGACTTATAACCATAATTTTCTAAAGACAGCGGTATTGTTAATAAAGCCTCATTATGTTTATCAACTAAATTATTAGTACCATCAACAGATAACTCATATGGTAAATAATCATATCCGCCATAAAGTGATGCTATAGTTGCCGTATAATCAGAAAAAGATACTGTATTTGGATAAAGAACAAAACCATCTAGTTGTTTCTTATATTCAGGAAATCTTTCTAAAGCATCTATCCAATATGATGGTATAGCCCTATCTAATATAAATACAAAAATATTTTCTCCGTTCTTTGATAAAGTAAATAAATCATTTATATTTTGATTATTATAAGTATCATCTGACTTTGTATGTAATTTATATATTTTAGAAGCATCATAGGCAGATATAAAAATCAAAACCAATATTAATATTAAGTAAATATTGAGAATAATATTTATTTTTTTAATTCTTAAAATAATAATAAATATGCTAACAAATATTAACATATATAAAATATTAAAAAATATATCTTTCATAGATGCTAACAAATAACTTGTATCATCAAATATAAAGTCAGCATTAATATTAACATAATTTCCTGTCATAATAAAAGTATCTATTAAAAACAAAATGGATATAAATAAAAATATCAATGTTAAATAATTTTTTATCTTTTTAGAAAATAAAATATATAAGAACATTGGATAAAAAAAGAAAATACCAATAGAAACTACAAAATTATTTAATATAAAATAAAAAGGTGTATTAAATTCCTGAGGAGATGCACCTATCAATGAAGATGGTATAAAAATACCGGATAATATAGTTATTAATGAAGAAGACAATAACATTAATTTATGAGTATTAGTTTCAAATATAAATTTTAAATTTTCTTTATTATAAAAAATAAAATTATAAATATTTCCAATATTGATTATAATAGTGAATATTAATAAAAATGTATATATATTAATAGAAT is a genomic window containing:
- a CDS encoding aldehyde dehydrogenase family protein; its protein translation is MDLIELRDKQKKFFQTSKTLSYNFRIEQLKKLKSMLIKYEKDFIDALYKDMQKCEFEAIASEFYMVIEEINLFIKNLRRWMHHKKVKKNMITMDAKTMVINKPFGVSLIISPWNYPVQLTFLPLVGAIGAGNTAIIAPSQLTPCVYDVIYDSIKNTFDEEYIAVIDKTVPPESTTKIEYDKIFFTGSPRVGKIIMANASEFLTSVTLELGGKSPVIIDDIKGNNFNKAVKRIIWGKFLNSGQTCISPDYILLREDLKEKFLTAFSKEIELFNKERKLHRIINENHYKRIKSYLNDGKIIYGGEYNDNNLSISITIVEPKDLETNIIKDEIFGSVFPILYYKTKEEARDIINKVCSKPLAMYVFSEDIAFNYYFIEKMSYGCCAVNDTISQILNPNAPFGGIGNSGIGQYHGYDSFKCFSKETTILNKGYSFEIDTRYPPYDKNIKSLKFLYNLTKK
- a CDS encoding SpoIID/LytB domain-containing protein yields the protein MNSIYAFANQNIIRVQLTDVKAPYTINIKGPYKAYNYKYESEIISALTNETVMVVENRLGLKVNEVGVYKEGIVFETQDGFTLNGIEYYGSLMFIPYNDTMIVVNELNIEDYVKGVLPHEMSPDWPMEALKAQAVAARTYAMYHILKNANKLPFDVDNTTKYQVYNGKEKMNWSVEQAVDRTRYEIAVYKGKVIATYFSALCGGHTDSAENVFGVAVPYLGGVACPYCNAQIKPWTNALSYNELNNDLANYSVHATEKSSIGISTDPKSGKATNIKIDNNDITSRDFRTTLSPRLVPSLNFTIKKVDNGIIITGKGSGHGVGMCQWGAYGMAQVKKDYKEILKFYYNGVDIVDYNRVNKEFEPDVWGN
- a CDS encoding YidC/Oxa1 family membrane protein insertase, whose protein sequence is MFFDMLYNITIYPIEFIIEILYYLFNNEFRSSSGISLFLLSLCINFLSLPLYNIAESWQTKERAIQDKMKPMIDNIKAVYKGDQRYLLIRTCQRINGYKTIYAFRGTLGLLIQIPFFIAAYNFVHSLTGLNGQSFLFIKDLSKPDALIKIGNISINLLPFLMTLFSLLAGFVYARKLKLKESLPLYAVSLIFLVLLYTSPSGLLFYWTINCLFSFIKNIIIEFKLYEVLVKNKFKLLKAYNVFFIFITVLFSLLLILANVERKCYLGDFNFIQNRNNNYAYFAKVKYYSKIFINSDLFTFQGNTDKLPDIVDSVYFRGTSTIFVNVDLKDKIENIDENVELYYRLSPKNYSINIYTFLLIFTIIINIGNIYNFIFYNKENLKFIFETNTHKLMLLSSSLITILSGIFIPSSLIGASPQEFNTPFYFILNNFVVSIGIFFFYPMFLYILFSKKIKNYLTLIFLFISILFLIDTFIMTGNYVNINADFIFDDTSYLLASMKDIFFNILYMLIFVSIFIIILRIKKINIILNIYLILILVLIFISAYDASKIYKLHTKSDDTYNNQNINDLFTLSKNGENIFVFILDRAIPSYWIDALERFPEYKKQLDGFVLYPNTVSFSDYTATIASLYGGYDYLPYELSVDGTNNLVDKHNEALLTIPLSLENYGYKSVLLDPVYANFYDIPDLSIFKDYTNISAYNDNAVYSYSLSKYLGGDSFDISEFSIFDKKNKFIRFSLFRMMPINLRYDFYSDKNWFLPYISKFSINSSIYNYAMLSATKDFVNIKEDGNYYNIMHNMMTHEQQFFNSDYLPGYSTTPIPEEDLYIYKDENSARHFYVNVSAINILIDFINFLKENQVYDNTKIIVVSDHGRKVNTEFFTNENMKFATWYNALLLYKDFNSKGNIEINTNFMTIADTPYLAVKHIDGVKNTFNNKLITNDYKTNGMYIIELNDWEIKSQLKYSYNFNYFYYVKNNIFDSNNWKKFEMDWNTKESKEIELK